AGCCGTTGTTGTGGATTTCCTTTGTCAACTACGTTGTCGTTTTGATGCTTCAGTTTATCGGTTTGAAATATACATCCGCTGCCAGCGCGGTTACCATGGTGGGGCTGGAGCCTTTGCTGGTGGTCTTTGTCGGTCATTTCTTCTTCAACGACAAAGCCAAACTTTACCACTGGATTTGCGGCGCAGTGGCGTTTGCAGGCGTGGGCATGATGGTCATGGGCGGTGCAGAAGAGGGCGGTACGATTGACTGGTTCGGCTGTCTGTTGATTTTGCTTGCGGGATTGGGCTTTGCAGGCGTGATACGTCCGAGCCGGCAGATGGTTGCCCGTATCGGTGCGCCTGCATTTACCGCGGCTTCCATGGCGGTGGCGGCGGTGTTGTGTCTGCCGTTTTCGCTGGTGTTGGCAGACAGCTATCAAATCAACTGGTCATGGGGCGGTACGCTGTCGATTTTATATATGGGGATTGGCTGTAGTTGGCTTGCCTATCTGTTGTGGAACAAAGGCATGAACACAGTCCCTGCCAACGTCTCCGGCCTGCTGATTTCGCTTGAGCCTGTCATCGGCGTTATCATGGCGGTGTTAATTTTGGGCGAACATTTAAGTGCTATGTCTGCGATGGGCATTACCGTGGTTATTGTGTCCACTTTTGTCGCCGGTATGTTGGCGCGTGTCAGCAACAAACACAAAAAGGCCGTCTGAAAACAGTTTCAGACGGCCTGAAGTAAGCTTCAATAAAACATTTTGGGAAAATTTCTATGAAACGCATCATCTCCCTGCTTTTGCTTGCCTGCCCTATTTTGGCGTTGGCTGCACCCGATAACGACAAAGCCGCCGTACAGGCCGTCATTGCCAAGTATTACAACCGACCGCTTGCCGCGCACAAATGCCAGCTCGCCAAGCCGCCGAAAGACAGTGAGACAGCATCTGACAATATTATGTATTGCATGAAACCTGTTGCCGATCATACCGTAACGCGCAACGGCAAAGCCACGCGCTATGTGTTGTACACGGGTTTTGCCTACGATATGGAACAAAAAGTAAAACAGGACGCCCATGCTTCTTCCGGTCTGGCAGAATTGTTTGTTTTGGAGAAAGCAGACGGCAAGTGGGCAATTAAACAGCACGGAAAAGATGAAATCGGCGCATGGGGCGAGACACCGGAGAATAAGGATTGGCGGTTTGTCCAGATGGGTGAGCAAAACTGGGGCTACACTGTCGAATCAGGCTATACGGGTCAAGGCGAAACGACAACCGGAGAAAATTTCCTGTTTACCGATAATAGCAACCGTGTTCATAAAAGCTTCATTATCAATGGTAGAGATAACGGCGCATATTACGGCAATTGCGATGAATATAAAGGGCGCGAAAAACGCCTCTGCGAAGACACGTTTGTCAGCCTGGAAGCCAAAATTGCTTTTGACAAAAGCCGTCCTGCCGTATCCGGCGTATGGGCGTTGACTGCAAAACTCAGCGGTGTATCAGGAAAGAAAAATTATAAAAATCAGAAATATATTTTCCCTTATAACGGCAAAACCCACGTTGCCCCCAAAAACTATCCCTTAGGCGGACAATAGAACCACAAAACCCATGTTCACAGGAGGGAAATAATTGAGAAAATTTTTTGTCACTGCAGCAATAATTATATTTACTATATTATTTAATAAATATGATCAACAGAATTGCATGAAAAAAATAATTTTTATAAATAATAAAGTTCACTTGTTTAAAACTCAGAAAGGAAGATACCCATCTAATTTAAGCGAGATTAATATTTATCCACATGAAATTTTAGGATGTAATTTTTTTAGCTATAACGTGCCTGGCTGGGGGAATTGTAATTACATATCGTATAACCACGGACACTATATTTTAAGTATAGATAGTGTTTTCAATGGTTGTTTAACAGAGTCTGAAGACGAGTCTATTTATTTAAACTCAGGGAGATATGATTTCTAAAAGTCGGCAGCGACATCAATATCCGCAGCCGCGAGGGCGACATTACCGTCCAAGGCAGCAACATTACTGCGGGCGATACCATCCGCCTCGATTCCGCACGCGACATCCGGCTGCAGTCGGCCCAAGACAGCCAACATATAGTTCCCTTAAAAACGCTTTGATCAAACCATTACTACCTCAAGTCAAATCCCGTGAAAGACACTCATAAACTCTGGGCCGCACTCATCATTACCGGCATTATCGGCGGCATGGTCGGCATTGTATTAACCGAAATCATGCACACAATTCAACATCTTGCCTACGGTTACGGTTCAGACGGCCTATACGTTTCATTCCGAGAGGGCGTAGCGCAGGCAAGTTCGGAGCGACGTATCGGCGTGATGGCCTTTTGCGGCGCGGTGGTCGGCTTGGGGTGGTGGTTGCTCAAACGCCACGGCAGGTCGTAACCGAGCATTAAAGCCGTGGTTAAAAATCCGCTCGCCGGTTTTCCGTTTTTTGAAACTGTCAGCCATGCCCTGTTGCAAATCATTACCGTCGGGCTTGGTTCGCCGCTCGGCCGCGAAGTTGCACCGCGCGAAATGACCGCCGCCTTTGCTTCAGTAGGTGTCAACCGTTTCGGGTTGCGCGAAGACGACGCAAGGCTGGTCATTGCTTGCGCCTCGGGTGCAGGTTTGGCGGCCGTGTATAACGTGCCGCTCGCCTCCACACTTTTTATCCTCGAAGCCATGCTGGGCGTATGGACGCAGCAAGCTGTCGCCGCCGCATTGCTGACTTCAGTCATCGCCACCGCCGTCGCGCGCATCGGCTTGGGCGACGTGCAGCAATATCATCCGGCCAACCTTTCCATCAACACATCATTACTTTGGTTTTCCGCCATCATCGGCCCGATACTGGGCGCAACTGCCGTCTTTTTCCAGCGCACAGCCCAAAAGTTTCCCTTCATCAAGCGCGACAACATCAAAATCATTCCCTTGGCTGTCTGTATGTTTGCACTCATCGGCACGATTGCCGTTTGGTTTCCCGAAATTTTGGGCAACGGCAAAGCAGGCAACCAACTGACCTTTGGCGGTTTGACCGGTTGGCAATACAGCCTTGAGCTGACCGCCGTCAAATGGGCGGTCGTCTTGATGGAGCTGGCGGCAGGGGCATACGGCGGCCTGATTACGCCGTCGATGATGCTCGGCAGCACCATTTCTTTTGCTGCCGCCGCCGCGTGGAACAGCGTCTTCCCCGAAATGCCGTCTGAAAGCGCGGCAGTCGTCGGAGCGGCGGTGTTTCTCGGCGTATCGCTCAAAATGCCGCTGACCGCCATCGTCTTTATTTTAGAGCTCACCTATGCCCCCGTTGCCTTACTCATGCCCTTATGCGTAGGCATGGCAGGCGCAGTATGGGTAGCAAAGAAAATGGGATTTAAATAGACAAAAGCAAAAGGCCGTCTGAAACCAAGTTTCAGACGGCCTTTTGCAATAAAATTGTTAACAATATTTGCAAAAACCTACTGCCAAAAATGCGAAACTGGGGGATAATACCGCCCTGAAAATTCATCCCATACTGATTAAACCTTCAACAAAGGAAATCCAAATGCCTTCCATCAAACGCGCGCTGATCAGCCTGTCCGACAAGACTGGTGCAGTCGAATTTGCCCAAACCCTGCACAAGCTCGGTGTCGAAATCCTCTCCACCGGCGGCACGGCGAAGCTGCTTGCCGATGCGGGCGTTCCCGTGATTGAAGTTGCCGACTATACCGGCTTCCCCGAAATGCTCGACGGCCGCGTGAAAACCCTGCATCCGAAAATTCACGGCGGTATTCTCGGCCGTCGCGATTTGGACGAACACGTCGCCAAGATGGAAGAACACGGCATCGGCAATATCGACCTTGTGTGCGTCAATCTTTACCCCTTCGCCGCCACCATCGCCAAGCCTGACTGCACGCTGGAAGACGCGATTGAAAACATCGACATCGGCGGCCCGACCATGGTGCGTTCCGCCGCGAAAAACTGGAAACACGTCGCCATCGTTACCGATACCGCCGATTTCCCTGCCATCGCCGCCGAACTCGAAGCCAACAATGGCGCATTGAGCGACAAAACCCGCTTCAACCTCTCACGCAAAGCGTTCAGCCACACCGCCCAATACGACGGCATGATTTCCAACTACCTGACCTCGCTTTCAGACGACGTCTTGAGCGGCCAGCCCCAAATTGGCGAATTCCCAAGCCAGTTCAACCAAAGCTGGATTAAAGTGCAAGACATGCGCTACGGCGAAAATCCGCACCAACGCGCCGCGTTCTACCGCGATATTGACCCCGCCGCAGGCAGCCTTTCCGCCTACAAACAACTGCAAGGCAAAGAATTGTCCTACAACAACATCGCCGATGCCGATGCCGCTTGGGAAGCCGTCAAATCCTTCGACGCGCCCGCCTGCGTGATTGTGAAACACGCCAATCCGTGCGGCGTCGCCGTTGCAGCCGATACCTTGACCGCCTACAAGCTCGCCTACGCCACCGACACCACCAGCGCGTTCGGCGGCATCATCGCCTTCAACCGTGAAATCGACGGCGCAACCGTCAAACAAATTACCGACAATCAGTTTATGGAAGTCCTGATGGCGCCGAAGTTCACCGCTGAAGCCCTCGAAATCGCCGCCGCCAAGAAAAACGTGCGCGTATTGGAAGTGCCTCTTGAAGCAGGCGCAAACCGCTTCGAACTCAAACGCGTCGGCGGCGGACTGTTGGTACAAACGCCCGACATCTGCCGCATCAGCCGCGCCGATTTGAAAGTCGTCTCCAAACGCCAACCGACCGAGCAGGAATGGAACGATTTGCTGTTCGTCTGGAACGTCGCAAAATACGTCAAATCCAACGCCATCGTGTTCGGCAAAGGCGGTCAAACCTACGGCATCGGCGCAGGTCAAATGAGCCGCGTGGACAGCACCCGCATCGCCGCCCGCAAAGCGCAAGATGCCAATCTCGACCTCAACGGCGCATGTGCCGCATCCGATGCCTTCTTCCCATTCCGCGACGGCGTAGATGTCATTGCCGAGCAGGGCATCAAAGCCATCATCCATCCGGCAGGCTCGATGCGCGATCAAGAAGTTTTCGACGCGGCGGACGAACACGGCATCGCGATGGTAGTAACGGGTGTGCGCCACTTCCGCCATTAAGGCGGATGAACAAGGCAATGCCGTCTGAAGGGCTTTCAGACGGCATTTTTGCGCCATTTACCGTAATCCTGAAACCCGTCACTCCCGCGAAAGCGGGAATCCGGTCCGTTCGGTTTCGGTTTTTTTGAGGTTTCGGGTAATTTCCAAATCGTCCTTCCCGCGAAAAACAGAAAATCAAAATACGAAGGTAGGAATGACGGCGGAGGCATTTCTGTTTTTTCGATAATGCCATAACTTTGAAATTCGCCATTCCCGCGCAGGCGGGAATCCGGTCCGTTCGGTTTCAGTCATTTCCAAAAATTGCCGTAGCGTTAAGTTTCTAGATTCCCACTTTTGTGGGAATGACGAAGGAGTGGGAATGGCGAAAGTGGAGGGAATCCAGACCTGCCGGCACGAAAACCTGCATCCCGTCATTCCCGCGAAAGCGGGAATCCGGTTTTTGAATTTCGGTCATTTCCGACAAATTGCTTTGGCATTGAATATTTCCTATTTTAATCCACTATATCCAATCGCCGCACCGAAACTTTAAAAAATAAATACATTCTTTAACAAAAAATCACATTTCAGCCAAACAAATCTGCTAAAATCCTCAGCACTCGTTAACAATGTTTTTAATAATTTAATCTTAAATATTTGGAATTGATATGTATACAGCCACCAAAAACCTTCTCTTCTCTTCTCTTCTCTTTTCTTTTCTTCCGCAGCGCAGGCGGCAAGTGAAGACAACGGCCGCGGCCCGTATGTGCAGGCAGATTTGACTTACGCCTACGAACACATTACCCACGATTATCCTGCCGACAACGCCAAACTCTTCGACGACTACCGAGACATCAAAACCCACTCCACACACCCCCGCCTTTCCGTCGGCTACGATTTCGGCAACTGGCGCATCGCCCTCGATTACGCCCGTTATAATACTTGGGAACATGGCAAGCATATTCATGCGGAACAAACAAAAACATACGCTAATGGAGCTGTTACCGCCAAAATAGAAGCGGACAATACCGACAAAGGCACATTTAAAGCCGAATCCGGCTACGGCATCTCCGCCATCTACGATTTCGACACCGGCACCCGCTTCAAACCCTATGCCGGCGTACGGGTTGGTTTAGGCAAAATCAGACACAGCATTTCTTTAGAAGGTACGAAAACTACTACCATTAACAATATCGTGAGAGGTCCGGAAAAAGCCTATGAACCCATCCACGAAAGCCACAGCATCCGCCGCGTGGGCTTCGGCGCGGTGGCAGGCGTAGGCATAGACATCACGCCCAACCTAACCTTGGATACCGGCTACCGCTACCACTATTGGGGACACCTGGAAAACACCCGCTTCAAAACCCACGAAGCCTCATTGGGCGTACGCTACCGCTTCTGATTCCCCGATTCCGATGCCGTCTGAACCTTCAGACGGCATTTTTGATGCACTCGCCATTTACAGGCGCGGGGTGGGCGCAGTGAAATACCCGGACCGTCATTCCCGATATACCGTAATCCATGCGGCCTATTTAGGCCGCATTTTTTTATGCTTAGATTATGTTTTGGGTTTATTCGATGAATTAATCGTCATAGTAGCCAAAGAGAAATGAAAATATCTTTAGCAGTCTGTTGCAATTTAAAAGGCCGTCTGAAACATCATTTGATGTTTCAGATGGCCTTTCATTTATTCGCACGATATGCCATTAATCCCAAATATTTGCGCGTTCGACTTCTTTCCATGCGTCTAGAATCAGGCTGCCGTCGTTGTCTTTCAGTAAGGCGGCATCTGAGAGCATACGGCGCCAAGTGCGGGCATTTTTTAGGCTGTGCATCAAGCCCAGTGCGTGGCGGACGATATGGCGTAGGATGGTACCGCGCCCTGAGGCGATTTGTTCGCGGCTGTATGCGTATAGCCAAGCTGCTAAATCTGCGTATTGGATTGGTGCGTGTGTGTCGTTGTAAAACCGTGCATCCC
This genomic interval from Neisseria flavescens contains the following:
- a CDS encoding DMT family transporter; translation: MLYQILALLIWGSSFIAAKYSYEMLDPTLMVEARLLIAALMVLPSCRRHLGRIPRSEWKPLLWISFVNYVVVLMLQFIGLKYTSAASAVTMVGLEPLLVVFVGHFFFNDKAKLYHWICGAVAFAGVGMMVMGGAEEGGTIDWFGCLLILLAGLGFAGVIRPSRQMVARIGAPAFTAASMAVAAVLCLPFSLVLADSYQINWSWGGTLSILYMGIGCSWLAYLLWNKGMNTVPANVSGLLISLEPVIGVIMAVLILGEHLSAMSAMGITVVIVSTFVAGMLARVSNKHKKAV
- a CDS encoding hemagglutinin repeat-containing protein: MTVQGSNITAGDTIRLDSARDIRLQSAQDSQHIVPLKTL
- the purH gene encoding bifunctional phosphoribosylaminoimidazolecarboxamide formyltransferase/IMP cyclohydrolase, with the protein product MPSIKRALISLSDKTGAVEFAQTLHKLGVEILSTGGTAKLLADAGVPVIEVADYTGFPEMLDGRVKTLHPKIHGGILGRRDLDEHVAKMEEHGIGNIDLVCVNLYPFAATIAKPDCTLEDAIENIDIGGPTMVRSAAKNWKHVAIVTDTADFPAIAAELEANNGALSDKTRFNLSRKAFSHTAQYDGMISNYLTSLSDDVLSGQPQIGEFPSQFNQSWIKVQDMRYGENPHQRAAFYRDIDPAAGSLSAYKQLQGKELSYNNIADADAAWEAVKSFDAPACVIVKHANPCGVAVAADTLTAYKLAYATDTTSAFGGIIAFNREIDGATVKQITDNQFMEVLMAPKFTAEALEIAAAKKNVRVLEVPLEAGANRFELKRVGGGLLVQTPDICRISRADLKVVSKRQPTEQEWNDLLFVWNVAKYVKSNAIVFGKGGQTYGIGAGQMSRVDSTRIAARKAQDANLDLNGACAASDAFFPFRDGVDVIAEQGIKAIIHPAGSMRDQEVFDAADEHGIAMVVTGVRHFRH
- a CDS encoding opacity family porin — translated: MQADLTYAYEHITHDYPADNAKLFDDYRDIKTHSTHPRLSVGYDFGNWRIALDYARYNTWEHGKHIHAEQTKTYANGAVTAKIEADNTDKGTFKAESGYGISAIYDFDTGTRFKPYAGVRVGLGKIRHSISLEGTKTTTINNIVRGPEKAYEPIHESHSIRRVGFGAVAGVGIDITPNLTLDTGYRYHYWGHLENTRFKTHEASLGVRYRF